TCttcttttatttagatataaagtgttcaattcAAAATGTATTGTATGCCCTTTTTTTAttagcattcaaatgcattttgcatgatattttaatgattattcgaaatattctagctccgaAAAGAGCATGGTAATATATCCtgaatttttgggaattaacAGGTTGAAATGTCAATAAAAAGGAATTAAATATCAgggaaaataatataaaattgaggaacgtctctTGTGTCcttgattttgaaatttccCATGTTTTGccacaataatatataatgtacCAAGCCAATCTAGGTAGACGTATAGAATATTATATAGGATAAGTTTTATCGCTTTAAAGAACCCTGAAGTCCTACCTTGTAATACAGTCTGTTGGGAGAGGAAATCTACCTCCTCCTGAGTTTTGGGTTCGTCTAGCTTGCTGTTAAAAGCTTGACAAAAGGCCTTAAAGGATATAATAAAATGTGAATATTATTAAAGAATAGACCCcattttatgaaatgaaaacaaagggGTCAAATAGTATTGAggacgacgatgatgatgatgattacgACGAAGAAAaagatgaagatgatgatgatgaagataGAGCTACACAATACTCACGGAGGCTCCAAACCAGGTATCTGTATGTTCGCTGAAGAAGTAACACTTCTCTTGATACGACACCCACCCATTCAGACATGGCAACGCTAAAAAGGAAAGTGTATCTACCGGGTCTTTGTTGGTCCTTGATTTAGTTGTACTGACAGGGGATATCATAATAAAGTTTGAAtgaacacatttttttattataaggtTGCATGTCATTTCAGTTTGCGACAAATCTCttagtttaagaaataaatactattgaaatttttttttatatttttataaaagtgTGACTTTTGTTACGCATGCAGCAAAATGTGCCACACATGCATCACATGTGTGACCTCACGTGTTTAAATAGTATGATATTAGAACCATTCGGACATCTTCTTTGAAGTTATCACCGATCATAAAACTCTGATATAGGCAGAGAACAAAGGTTAATGATAACTATGATCTTTGGTTTTGCATCCTCTCAATTTCCAAATTGGTTGTTCAATATTAAAATACGATTTTCAAATATAGGATTTATTCCTACATTATCTGTAAAACATGGTGAACATTAAACAAATGTGTAAATGCCTTACCTTCAGAAAAATACAGTAAAGGAAACCaataaagtaaataaacaaaaactcCTTGGGTACCTGCTCGTCCCCCCATATCGTTCAGCATGATATCGTCCTcagattacatgtaattaacctAAACAATGGCTATACAGATGTGATCCTGCGCAGTGTACCACATATTTGAGCTTCCAATACCCAACAACCAACTAAAAGCCCACCTGTACATTCGCTACCGGTGTATTCTTGTCTCACTGTTTACAGGTGAAATACTTTACGCAAACATTGAATGTCCTTGATGATCAGAACAAACCATGTAAACCTGTACTTATTTAATTAGGCTTTATCTCCAATGAAAATATGTAATAGGAGTTGGTTGTTTTGAAACCCAGAGAGATGTGCTTTGATGGAAAGATGTGATTGAACTGATGGATGGAGAGATGTGATTGGACGGAGTGATGGAGAGATGTAAATAAACTGATTGATGAAGAGATGTGATTGGACGGATTGATGGAGAAATGCGCTTGGACTGATTGATGGAGAGACGTGATTGGACGGAGTGATGGAGAGATGTGATTGGACGGAGTGATGGAGAGATGTGATTGGACTGAGTAATGGAGAGATTTGATTGGACGGATTGATGGAGAGATGTAAATAAACTGATTGATGGAGAGACGTGATTGGACAGAGTGATAGAAAGATGTGATTGGACTGATTGATGGAGAGATGTGTTTGGACGAAGTGATGGAGAGATGTGATTGGATGGAGTGATTGAAAGATGTGGTTGGACGGAGTGATGGAGAGATGTGATTGGACGGAGTGATGGAGAGACGTGATTGGACAGAGTGATGGAGAGATGTGATTGGACTAATTGATGGAAAGATGTGATTGGACTGAGTGATGGAGAGATGTGATTGGACTGAGTGATGGAGAGATGTGATTGGACGGAGTGATGGAGAGATGTGATTGGACTGAGTGATAGAGAGAGGTGATTTGACGGACGGATGGAGAGATGTGATTGGACGGATTGATGGAGAGATGTAAATAAACTGATTGATGGAGAGATGTGATTGGATTGATTGATGGAGTGATGCGATTGGACTGATTGATGGAGGGATGTGATTGGTAAGTTTGAGATATTTATTCTAATTTCAGTTCAAATCAAAGCAACAAATTCAATCAACGgatatgtttatttctttaatataaatgtacagTATAATGTAATCGACATAGCAACTGTGTCACTCATTCCCTCGTCTACCAATGGGCAAAGGTTCAGCACTGTGAAATAATTCAAgaaatacattgtaaataattaggattaaaataagatcttaTAGACTGAagttatgaaaacaaaaaagttgCCCTATTAACTGCACTGTTGCAATAAGGGATGTTTATAACCGACAGTCCAACGCGCACGCAACGTAAGAGTCACAAGTAAGTTTTACACGTTCACGTTCACACCATGGCTTTTCTGGTTCAGCAATTTTGATCACGTAAATAAAAtggcaaaataaatattttttacgcTCTAATAACAAAATCATGgttctttattcattatttaagacatttaataattataagGGTTCATCGGTTTATGAACACCATTCCATACTAATGGCAACCACATTGCTTATAGTTTAATTATATGCTAATTTGCTCTTATCCTTCGATATTACGATGATGTCATTGTAATGGTGAGAGGACGAAATAAATAATGTACGTTCGAGCTGCTAGCTATCTAACCATTCGAAGACAGTTATAAATGTCTCACATAAATTAACGTTAACTAAGTATAAACTCAAGTAAGTAAGTTCTAACTTAAAAGCGAATGAATTAATCATgaaatttgattatacatttttcagtaacgggggggggggggggggggggtactcgATATACGGTGACTTATTGCTTCATGTGAGCTTCCTCGTGAATCACTTATATTTAT
This genomic window from Crassostrea angulata isolate pt1a10 chromosome 8, ASM2561291v2, whole genome shotgun sequence contains:
- the LOC128158146 gene encoding C-type lectin domain family 17, member A-like, whose translation is MLNDMGGRAGTQGVFVYLLYWFPLLYFSEALPCLNGWVSYQEKCYFFSEHTDTWFGASAFCQAFNSKLDEPKTQEEVDFLSQQTVLQGNNSAYNIGVTDLFLEGDWMYAHSRTPVEVALPWTNGGPDNYKEEDCVEIAAFPPYSGQYADKSCPLPSKFICEYSRVEQQQTLVIG